A single region of the Marmota flaviventris isolate mMarFla1 chromosome 10, mMarFla1.hap1, whole genome shotgun sequence genome encodes:
- the Smim12 gene encoding small integral membrane protein 12 — MWPVFWTVVRTYAPYVTFPVAFVVGAVGYHLEWFIRGKDPQPMEEEKSISERREDRKLDELLGKDHTQVVSLKDKLEFAPKAVLNRNRPEKN; from the coding sequence ATGTGGCCTGTGTTTTGGACCGTGGTGCGTACCTATGCTCCCTATGTCACATTCCCTGTGGCCTTCGTGGTCGGGGCTGTGGGCTACCACCTGGAATGGTTCATCAGGGGAAAGGATCCCCAGCcaatggaggaggaaaagagcATCTCAGAGCGCCGGGAGGATCGTAAGCTGGATGAGCTGCTGGGCAAGGACCACACTCAGGTGGTGAGCCTTAAGGACAAGCTGGAGTTTGCTCCTAAAGCTGTCCTGAACAGAAACCGCCCAGAGAAGAACTAA